Within the Vagococcus carniphilus genome, the region TGCTCTACTGTTGGGTTAATAACGTATTCACCATTAACTCGACCAACATCAACTCCTGCAATTGGACCATTGAAAGGAATATCAGATACACATAGTGCTAATGAAGAACCTAACATAGCAGCCATTTGAGGTGGACAATCTTGCTCAACACTCATGACAACGTTAGTAATTTGAACTTCATTTCTAAAACCATCTGCAAACATTGGACGAATTGGACGGTCGATTAAACGAGCTGTTAATGTCGCTGTTTCACTCGGACGTGCTTCACGTTTAATAAAGCCACCAGGAACTTTACCAACTGCATACATTTTTTCGTCATAGTTAACTGTTAATGGGAAAAAGTCAACATCTTTTGCTTGTTTTGATGCTACTGCTGCAGTTAAAACAACTGTATCACCATATCTCACTAAAACAGCGCCATTAGCTTGTTTAGCTAATTGACCAATTTCAACTGATAACGGGCGTCCGCCCCAAGTAGTTTCAAATACTTTTTTTTCAGAACTTAACATTTTTATTATCTCCTTATGTCGCACTGATGATAAGTTCTACTAAACAAATATCAAAATTATAAAGTTATAATTCTCACATTTGCATAGTAGTTTCACCTTCATCGTGCGTATTTTTTTAAAAGAAAAGCGAGATCCAAAACTAGACCTCACTTTTCCTAAATGTTTAAAAATTAACGACGTAAACCTAAGCTCTTGATTAATTCACGGTAGCTTTGAACATCTGTTTTACGTAAATATGCTAAAAGATTACGACGGTGTCCAATCTTTTTCATTAATCCACGGTAAGAATGATGATCTTTTTTGTGAATTTGAGCATGTTCGTTAAGTGCATTGATCTCAGCTGTTAAAACTGCGATTTGTACTTCTGGAGAACCAGTATCTCCTTCATGACGAGCGTACTCTTTGATGATTTCGTTTTTACGTTCTTTTGTAATTGCCATTTCTTTCACCTCTTATATTTTTTACCTACATCT harbors:
- the rpsO gene encoding 30S ribosomal protein S15, whose protein sequence is MAITKERKNEIIKEYARHEGDTGSPEVQIAVLTAEINALNEHAQIHKKDHHSYRGLMKKIGHRRNLLAYLRKTDVQSYRELIKSLGLRR